Proteins encoded within one genomic window of Synergistaceae bacterium:
- the nadE gene encoding NAD(+) synthase yields the protein MEGNFFIVQNIIIQCEKWLCQQVSKAGAKGIILGLSGGIDSSVLAALGREALGKSGVFGVIMPCHSIDDDEADARLLAEKLDISFKLVDLSGVYDIILDSLNEEITQLAKSNLKARLRMLTLYALGQTKNLLVCGTSNKSEYETGYFTKYGDSGVDLMPLANFLKRDIRELAKILHVPEKIINKAPSAGLYQGQTDEGDMGFTYEVLDEYLATGNINDSNARERIDVMRRRSEHKRQPIPI from the coding sequence ATCGAGGGGAATTTTTTTATCGTGCAAAATATAATAATTCAATGTGAAAAATGGCTCTGTCAACAAGTCAGCAAAGCCGGAGCTAAGGGAATAATTTTAGGACTTTCAGGGGGGATTGACTCGTCCGTTCTCGCCGCACTTGGCCGTGAAGCCCTAGGGAAGTCCGGAGTGTTCGGTGTAATTATGCCCTGTCATAGCATTGACGATGACGAAGCCGACGCAAGATTATTAGCTGAAAAATTAGATATTTCATTCAAGCTCGTTGATTTATCGGGAGTGTATGATATTATTCTTGACTCTCTCAATGAAGAAATTACGCAGCTCGCTAAATCAAATCTCAAAGCACGTCTAAGAATGCTCACACTTTACGCACTGGGTCAGACAAAAAATTTATTAGTCTGCGGAACTAGCAACAAATCCGAGTATGAAACAGGATATTTTACTAAATACGGGGACTCCGGCGTTGATTTAATGCCGCTCGCAAATTTCTTAAAGCGTGATATTAGAGAACTCGCAAAAATTCTACACGTTCCCGAAAAAATTATTAACAAGGCTCCCAGTGCAGGACTCTATCAGGGTCAGACGGACGAGGGCGACATGGGATTTACTTATGAAGTATTAGACGAGTATTTAGCGACCGGAAATATTAACGATTCTAATGCACGTGAAAGAATCGACGTAATGAGAAGACGCAGCGAACATAAACGCCAGCCGATTCCAATTT
- a CDS encoding TIM44-like domain-containing protein, with protein MRQKFLTGLLIIALILFAGSAWPDFGSFSGNSDYGGGGSSSSSESSGGGSYSSSSSGGGSDFNFSSFAGGVTTGALLDDDDNFSALVGVIVFIFIVYMIIKSMNAKKEARRIIPINVTPAMNLHPISEYLRLDPNFNESAIKSLISNLYVQMQDTWHAKDISPLRPYMTDEFFSQMDRQLNAFRLSNKTDYTENIAVLGVNLKGWRQYNGMDYIIIGLTSRIVSYVLDDRTGELLSGDKNREKFMEYEIELSRKSGVITSAQKDETHSERCPHCGAPLKLNASAQCEYCGSVVTRVNIDWAICSMKGISQRTA; from the coding sequence ATGCGGCAAAAATTTTTGACAGGTTTATTAATTATCGCGTTAATTTTATTTGCTGGAAGTGCTTGGCCTGATTTCGGGAGTTTTTCCGGAAATTCTGATTACGGCGGCGGGGGCAGTTCGTCAAGTTCAGAAAGCAGTGGCGGCGGCTCATACAGTTCGTCAAGTTCGGGGGGCGGCTCAGATTTTAATTTCAGCTCATTTGCAGGGGGCGTAACAACAGGGGCATTACTTGATGACGATGATAATTTTTCTGCGCTTGTCGGAGTAATTGTATTTATATTTATTGTCTATATGATAATTAAGAGCATGAATGCAAAGAAAGAAGCTCGGCGGATAATTCCCATAAATGTTACACCGGCTATGAATTTGCACCCGATTAGCGAATATTTAAGACTTGACCCGAATTTTAACGAGTCAGCAATTAAGAGTCTAATATCAAATTTATACGTTCAAATGCAAGACACTTGGCACGCTAAAGACATAAGCCCATTACGGCCATACATGACAGATGAGTTTTTCTCACAGATGGACAGACAATTAAACGCTTTCAGACTCTCAAACAAGACCGATTACACGGAAAATATTGCGGTCTTAGGCGTAAATCTTAAAGGCTGGCGGCAATATAACGGCATGGATTATATAATAATAGGCTTGACATCGCGCATAGTTTCTTATGTACTCGATGACAGGACGGGCGAATTATTATCAGGCGACAAGAACCGCGAAAAATTTATGGAATATGAAATAGAATTATCGCGAAAATCAGGAGTTATTACGAGTGCACAAAAAGATGAGACTCATTCTGAAAGATGCCCACATTGCGGCGCGCCTTTAAAGTTAAATGCCTCGGCACAATGCGAATATTGCGGGAGTGTTGTAACTCGTGTTAATATTGACTGGGCAATTTGCAGCATGAAAGGAATTTCACAGAGAACAGCATAA
- a CDS encoding dynamin family protein yields MAIDVREIQEKRDSISAIIQSAAEILNKAVQLGTGFNDQDRDNLQLQAKAIKEDAFKIVVAGEFKNGKSTFVNAIIGKKIMPEDTLPCTGTITEVKYGSQEKAEIYFLDPLPEKISPFIPDKVKAHINKYRSGQIPPLSLTVREYQECVRIPEDEADLQAKSLELMPFSHAVVYYPLDELKNGINIIDTPGLNEDPRREAITKSYIGKANAVIFVFKCPKYQGMNDENYINNIIRVASKDIFFVCTFLDQVKSDDRERLARRAANYLKNFTDLGESAVFLVSSTEGTNINEFSEALSNYLKNQNVALNTLRNIRGKVLACIKGIQSSIKIYSSALGSDLNQRREILQAANLILNEAESKKKYIVDRLNSACDKLLTNVVNSLGEKYTKILQEQIPSFVSQMELQNKITLAFWNNDRQREAIKQEMSGKLKTFFDAEISKWADSDLRSIIEKFANNLRKELESELKDFYAVINKFDYNIGDVEVNAQKDSILDRLGGKAILKGAAVAGTGYTLAGFLLGFGSVNTVIGGAISTILSTSTIFPPVAIAAAIAAAVYVAFNLWTYSDDATKKFKHQVQISFVDSMLKEKDNNCNNYASGLINNFKKQLTPIKEGLEAEIAEKRSIVKALERDINSAQEKRDRKSQELNGLITELDIQSSKLNNLSL; encoded by the coding sequence ATGGCTATTGATGTAAGAGAAATACAGGAAAAACGCGACTCAATCAGTGCAATAATTCAATCTGCAGCAGAAATATTAAATAAAGCTGTACAACTCGGCACCGGCTTTAATGATCAAGATAGAGACAACTTACAGCTTCAAGCTAAGGCCATCAAAGAAGATGCATTCAAAATTGTAGTTGCCGGAGAATTCAAAAACGGTAAAAGCACATTTGTTAATGCTATTATAGGCAAAAAGATAATGCCCGAAGATACTTTGCCATGTACCGGCACAATCACTGAAGTTAAATACGGTTCTCAGGAAAAGGCCGAGATCTATTTTCTTGATCCATTGCCTGAAAAAATTTCGCCGTTTATCCCCGATAAAGTCAAGGCACATATAAATAAATATCGCTCTGGTCAAATTCCGCCCCTGAGTCTCACTGTTAGAGAATATCAAGAATGTGTCAGAATTCCTGAAGATGAAGCAGACTTGCAAGCAAAATCACTCGAATTAATGCCGTTTAGCCACGCTGTAGTATATTATCCTTTGGACGAACTCAAGAACGGAATTAATATTATAGACACCCCCGGCCTAAATGAAGATCCTAGACGTGAAGCAATAACTAAAAGCTATATCGGTAAAGCTAATGCAGTTATATTCGTGTTTAAGTGTCCGAAATATCAAGGCATGAACGACGAAAATTATATTAATAATATTATCAGGGTTGCAAGCAAAGATATTTTCTTTGTATGTACATTTCTGGATCAGGTTAAATCTGATGATAGAGAACGCCTTGCAAGACGTGCAGCAAATTACTTGAAAAATTTCACAGATTTGGGCGAGTCTGCTGTCTTCCTTGTAAGCTCAACAGAGGGGACTAATATTAACGAGTTTAGCGAGGCACTGTCAAATTATCTCAAGAATCAAAATGTCGCACTTAATACTCTCAGGAATATACGCGGAAAAGTTTTAGCCTGCATAAAAGGTATTCAAAGCAGCATAAAAATTTATTCGTCAGCACTCGGAAGCGATCTCAATCAACGCAGAGAAATTTTACAAGCCGCAAACTTAATCTTAAATGAGGCCGAGTCAAAGAAAAAATATATCGTAGACAGACTCAATAGCGCATGTGATAAATTATTAACTAATGTAGTAAATTCATTAGGCGAGAAATATACGAAAATTTTACAAGAGCAAATACCCTCGTTCGTAAGTCAAATGGAGCTGCAAAATAAAATAACTCTTGCTTTCTGGAATAATGACCGGCAAAGAGAAGCAATTAAGCAGGAAATGAGCGGCAAGCTGAAAACTTTCTTTGATGCGGAAATATCTAAATGGGCAGATTCAGATTTGCGTTCAATCATAGAAAAATTTGCCAATAATCTCCGTAAAGAACTTGAGAGCGAGCTTAAAGATTTTTACGCTGTAATTAACAAATTTGACTATAATATAGGCGACGTTGAAGTCAATGCACAAAAAGATTCTATTCTTGACCGTCTCGGAGGCAAAGCAATACTAAAAGGAGCAGCAGTAGCTGGAACAGGTTATACTCTTGCGGGATTTTTGCTGGGATTTGGATCTGTCAACACTGTAATCGGAGGGGCAATAAGCACTATTCTGTCTACATCAACAATATTTCCACCTGTGGCTATTGCGGCTGCTATTGCTGCGGCTGTTTATGTTGCATTCAATTTATGGACATACAGTGATGACGCGACAAAAAAATTTAAGCATCAAGTTCAAATCTCATTTGTTGACTCTATGCTCAAAGAAAAGGACAATAACTGTAATAATTATGCGTCTGGACTTATTAACAATTTCAAGAAACAACTTACTCCTATTAAAGAAGGTCTGGAAGCCGAGATTGCCGAAAAACGCAGCATAGTGAAAGCTCTGGAACGGGACATTAACAGCGCACAAGAAAAACGCGATAGGAAGTCCCAAGAATTGAACGGTCTAATCACAGAACTTGATATACAAAGCAGCAAACTCAATAATTTGAGCCTATAA
- a CDS encoding dynamin family protein, translated as MYVNAESRNIRAQCSELAEIINELINILLNAEKFGLSFDDEQDTLKTFYRVTKAYSEAFKIVVVGEFKNGKSTFINAILGKKIMPEDILPCTGTITEIKYGSQEKAEIHFLDPLPEKISPFIPDKIKPHINKYRPGKIPPLNLTVKEYQECVRIPEDEADSQAKSLELMPYSRAVVYLPLEILKNDTNIIDTPGLNEDPRREAITINYIEQADIIIFVFRCPKYQGITDEIYINNIIRPITKEIFFVCTHFDEIPGEHKEYLEYRAVNYLKNFTDFGEGGVFLVSSTEGHNINRFKRAISNYLRDKNVTLQDLMRIREKIFSCISSIKTITKIYLSDLNIRLDNYSYFSRITESNLHSAEIKKAEILELLDTAIERYDLFNKIMIIQALTQDKYSKLEIRNIINSFINDLCMDLDVNIREFYALSRNTSSTKIDLCINFPYMFDGIRDIDSDIKIDTTFGTYAEDIYRKYKSLAYDH; from the coding sequence ATGTACGTTAATGCAGAATCAAGAAATATACGGGCACAATGCAGTGAGCTCGCAGAAATTATTAATGAATTAATAAATATATTACTCAATGCTGAAAAATTCGGCCTTAGTTTTGATGATGAACAGGATACATTAAAAACTTTCTACAGAGTAACAAAAGCATATTCTGAAGCGTTTAAAATTGTTGTAGTCGGGGAATTCAAAAATGGTAAGAGTACATTTATTAATGCAATTCTCGGAAAAAAAATAATGCCTGAAGATATTTTGCCGTGTACTGGAACAATTACCGAAATAAAATACGGTTCTCAGGAGAAAGCAGAGATTCATTTTCTTGACCCACTGCCTGAAAAAATTTCGCCGTTTATTCCCGATAAAATAAAGCCGCATATAAATAAATATCGTCCCGGTAAAATCCCCCCGCTAAATCTCACTGTTAAAGAATATCAAGAATGTGTCAGAATTCCTGAAGATGAAGCAGACTCGCAAGCAAAATCACTCGAATTAATGCCTTATAGCCGCGCTGTAGTATATCTTCCTTTGGAAATACTCAAGAATGACACTAATATTATAGACACTCCCGGACTAAATGAAGATCCTAGACGTGAGGCAATAACTATAAACTATATCGAACAGGCTGATATAATTATATTCGTGTTCAGGTGTCCGAAATATCAAGGCATAACTGACGAAATTTATATTAATAATATTATCAGGCCAATAACTAAAGAAATTTTCTTTGTATGCACACATTTTGACGAGATACCCGGCGAACATAAAGAATATCTTGAATATAGGGCAGTAAATTATCTCAAAAATTTTACAGATTTTGGCGAGGGCGGCGTTTTCCTTGTAAGCTCAACAGAAGGCCATAATATTAATAGATTCAAGCGGGCAATCTCAAATTATCTGCGAGATAAAAATGTAACTTTACAGGATCTCATGAGAATACGCGAAAAAATTTTTTCATGTATCAGCAGTATTAAGACTATAACAAAAATTTATTTGTCAGACTTAAACATTAGACTTGACAACTACAGCTATTTTTCACGGATAACAGAGTCAAATCTTCACAGCGCAGAAATAAAGAAAGCTGAAATCCTAGAATTATTAGATACAGCAATAGAACGATATGACTTATTCAATAAAATAATGATAATTCAAGCACTTACTCAGGATAAATACAGCAAGTTAGAGATAAGAAATATTATTAATTCTTTCATAAATGATTTATGCATGGACTTAGATGTAAATATAAGAGAGTTTTACGCCTTATCACGCAATACAAGCAGCACAAAAATAGATTTATGTATAAATTTTCCATATATGTTTGACGGCATTAGAGATATTGATTCAGACATAAAAATTGATACAACTTTCGGGACTTATGCTGAAGATATTTACAGAAAATATAAGAGCCTCGCTTATGATCATTAA